A window from Desulfotignum phosphitoxidans DSM 13687 encodes these proteins:
- a CDS encoding aspartate aminotransferase family protein: MTPMKKLHDFTGFSDKTDDAIFHMENDFGAHHYERIQVVVRHARGCWLTDDKGNKYLDCLAAYSAANPGHHHPAITGAVMDALTGHYASVLSNVVFTDPLGVFLSEAARFAPQMAPRFGSHGNKVLPKNGGVESVETAIKTMRYYGFKQKGIPDGNQEIIVFNNNFHGRTISVVSFSSSKKYKEGFGPLTPGFVSVEFGDLDAVKNAVTPNTCGILVEPFQGEGGMIIPPKGFLAGLRKLCDENDLLLVADEIQVGMGRTGKKFCFEHENIVPDGVILGKALSGGLVPLSVFITNAALMDMVFSKGSDGSTFGGYPLACVAGTASLKVFEQEKLAEQAARKGDILKQRIQEIADRSVHVKEVRGKGLFIGIEVKDGNAMDFCRKLLKLGVVVNDSHGHTIRISPPLVINEEEMDFLVDRLEKVLIE; this comes from the coding sequence ATGACCCCCATGAAAAAACTACATGATTTCACCGGTTTTTCCGATAAAACCGACGATGCCATCTTTCATATGGAAAACGATTTCGGTGCCCACCACTATGAGCGCATTCAAGTGGTGGTCCGGCACGCCAGAGGCTGCTGGCTCACCGATGACAAAGGCAACAAATATCTGGACTGCCTGGCCGCCTATTCCGCAGCCAATCCCGGCCATCATCACCCGGCCATCACGGGCGCGGTCATGGATGCGCTGACCGGCCATTACGCGTCTGTGCTGTCCAATGTGGTGTTTACGGATCCCCTGGGCGTTTTTCTGTCGGAAGCGGCCCGGTTCGCGCCCCAGATGGCCCCGCGGTTCGGGAGTCACGGCAACAAGGTGCTCCCCAAAAACGGGGGCGTTGAATCCGTGGAAACCGCCATCAAAACCATGCGGTATTACGGGTTCAAGCAAAAAGGCATCCCGGACGGCAACCAGGAGATCATTGTGTTCAACAACAACTTCCACGGCCGGACCATTTCCGTGGTCTCTTTTTCCTCCTCAAAAAAATACAAAGAAGGGTTCGGTCCTTTGACCCCGGGATTCGTGTCTGTGGAATTCGGCGATCTCGATGCCGTGAAAAACGCCGTCACCCCCAACACCTGCGGCATTCTGGTGGAACCGTTCCAGGGGGAAGGGGGCATGATCATTCCGCCCAAAGGATTTCTGGCAGGGCTTCGCAAGCTGTGCGATGAAAATGATCTGCTGCTGGTGGCGGACGAAATCCAGGTGGGCATGGGACGGACCGGCAAAAAATTCTGTTTTGAGCATGAAAACATCGTGCCCGACGGCGTGATCTTAGGCAAAGCCCTGTCCGGGGGTCTGGTGCCCCTGTCCGTGTTCATCACCAATGCCGCACTCATGGACATGGTGTTCTCCAAAGGATCGGACGGGTCCACGTTCGGGGGGTATCCACTGGCCTGTGTGGCCGGAACCGCTTCTCTCAAGGTGTTTGAACAAGAAAAACTGGCAGAGCAGGCGGCCCGGAAAGGAGACATTCTCAAACAGCGGATCCAGGAAATTGCCGACCGGTCTGTTCATGTCAAAGAGGTCCGGGGCAAAGGCCTGTTCATCGGCATTGAAGTGAAAGACGGCAATGCCATGGATTTCTGCCGCAAACTGCTGAAGCTGGGCGTGGTGGTCAATGACAGCCACGGGCATACCATCCGCATCTCCCCGCCCCTGGTGATCAATGAGGAGGAAATGGATTTTCTGGTGGACCGGCTGGAAAAAGTGCTGATCGAGTAA
- a CDS encoding GntR family transcriptional regulator encodes MTHIEDTMLNPNSPVPLYHQLAEIISERIRSGEYPPGQAIPSETAMARQYHIGRPTVRQAMDVLVHKNLILRKRGAGTFVQSPAPKVDLFSLAGTSQAFFTRGITIEKTIVTPVTRMSVENQPDNPFNHASAYFLSRLIRAQNTPVLKEDIFLDPELFRGLDRVDLGTESLSRTVAEKYHLAPESGTQVFTVAPPDPVTARWLELTSDTPVLTVFRELNFPDAPTAVYGVLYCRTDRFAFSQTIGNLS; translated from the coding sequence ATGACCCATATTGAGGACACCATGCTCAATCCCAACTCACCTGTGCCGTTGTACCACCAGCTGGCAGAGATTATTTCTGAACGGATCCGATCCGGGGAATACCCGCCCGGTCAGGCGATCCCCTCGGAAACGGCCATGGCCCGGCAGTACCATATCGGCCGCCCCACAGTGCGCCAGGCCATGGATGTGCTGGTGCACAAAAATCTGATCCTGCGCAAACGCGGTGCCGGCACTTTTGTGCAGTCTCCGGCCCCCAAAGTGGACCTGTTTTCCCTGGCCGGCACGTCCCAGGCGTTTTTCACCCGGGGTATCACCATTGAAAAAACCATTGTCACCCCGGTCACGCGGATGTCCGTGGAAAATCAGCCGGACAACCCGTTCAACCACGCATCCGCATATTTTTTGTCCCGGTTGATCCGGGCCCAGAACACCCCCGTGCTCAAGGAAGATATTTTCCTGGATCCGGAACTGTTCCGGGGTCTGGACCGTGTGGATCTGGGCACGGAGTCTTTGTCCCGGACCGTGGCTGAAAAATATCACCTGGCCCCGGAAAGCGGTACCCAGGTCTTCACGGTGGCCCCACCGGATCCGGTCACGGCCCGGTGGCTGGAACTGACGTCCGACACTCCCGTGCTCACCGTGTTCCGGGAGCTGAATTTTCCCGATGCACCCACGGCTGTTTACGGGGTGCTCTACTGCCGGACCGACCGGTTCGCCTTTTCCCAGACCATCGGGAACCTGTCATGA
- the recD2 gene encoding SF1B family DNA helicase RecD2: MITIKGVLSRLTYQNPDNQYTVCRIQVEKIQDPITVVGYLAGVAEGETLTLKGQWASHPKYGDQFKAETYEVTLPATISGIRRYLGSGMIKGISRSLADRIVDRFQDQTLEIIENQPEKLREVAGIGKGKQQMIVKSWNTHHAVRRVMQFLQENNVNVAHAGLILKTYGAGAMTVLETDPFRIAIDIPVIGFAAADAVARAKGVEKTDPARLAACLLCQLLTFESDGHVYALKEELFSACARLAGVDADLFAPALETLAGSKEIRIWEERIYLTRLYAAEKGIADRINALLTMPAPEPQISQEEILDQVLSGMAVKLSDEQLEVVCQMMTRKISVITGGPGTGKTTLVRALCQVFKQLRLTVVLAAPTGRAARRLSETTGNKAFTLHKLLGFDTDQGTVEHNYTNPLNLDVMVVDEASMVDTLLMYHLLQAMPAGASLILVGDTFQLPSVGPGNVLSDIMDSGRVRVFALTKIFRQAQKSPIVRHAHDIRNGQMPDFKAREEQGLSEFYFIENQHSDKVVATIIELCANRIPRTFPHITDFQVLTPMHRGEAGTINLNQQLQAVLNPGKGGIDSHGITFRSGDKVMHLKNNYEKEVFNGDIGQVTEVSRADGTLVVDYDGRSVTYDLLDLDELTLAYAVSVHKSQGSEYGAVIIALTMAHFPLLQRNLLYTALTRGKHLVILVGSSRAVHTAFENNRTRLRRSGLKDRLTA, encoded by the coding sequence ATGATCACCATCAAAGGGGTGCTGTCCCGCCTGACATACCAGAACCCGGACAACCAGTACACCGTGTGCCGGATCCAGGTGGAAAAGATCCAGGACCCCATCACCGTGGTGGGATATCTGGCCGGGGTGGCTGAAGGCGAGACCCTGACCCTGAAAGGCCAGTGGGCGTCCCATCCCAAATACGGGGATCAGTTCAAAGCGGAAACCTATGAAGTCACCCTGCCGGCCACAATCTCCGGTATCCGCAGATACCTGGGCTCCGGCATGATCAAGGGGATCAGCAGATCCCTGGCAGACCGCATCGTGGACCGGTTCCAGGACCAGACCCTGGAGATCATCGAAAATCAGCCGGAAAAACTGCGGGAAGTTGCAGGTATCGGCAAGGGCAAACAGCAGATGATTGTCAAATCCTGGAACACCCATCACGCCGTGCGCCGGGTTATGCAGTTTCTCCAGGAAAACAACGTGAATGTGGCCCATGCCGGCCTGATCCTCAAAACCTATGGGGCCGGTGCCATGACCGTTCTGGAAACCGATCCGTTCCGCATTGCCATCGATATCCCGGTGATTGGGTTTGCGGCCGCCGATGCCGTGGCCCGGGCCAAAGGGGTTGAAAAAACCGACCCTGCCCGTCTGGCCGCCTGTCTGCTCTGCCAGCTGCTGACCTTTGAATCGGACGGCCATGTCTATGCCCTGAAAGAGGAACTTTTTTCTGCCTGCGCCCGCCTGGCCGGGGTGGATGCAGACCTGTTTGCCCCGGCCCTGGAAACCCTTGCCGGCAGCAAAGAGATCCGGATCTGGGAAGAACGCATCTATCTGACCCGCCTGTATGCAGCGGAAAAAGGAATCGCTGACCGGATCAATGCCCTTTTAACCATGCCGGCGCCGGAACCGCAGATCAGTCAGGAGGAGATTCTGGACCAGGTGCTGTCCGGCATGGCCGTGAAATTGTCCGATGAGCAGCTGGAGGTGGTGTGCCAGATGATGACCCGGAAAATATCCGTGATCACCGGGGGTCCGGGTACGGGCAAGACCACCCTGGTGCGCGCGTTGTGCCAGGTGTTCAAACAGCTTCGTCTCACCGTGGTTTTGGCAGCCCCCACGGGCCGGGCCGCCCGGCGCCTTTCCGAAACCACGGGCAACAAAGCGTTTACCCTGCACAAGCTGCTGGGATTTGATACGGATCAGGGCACGGTGGAACACAATTACACCAATCCCTTGAACCTGGATGTGATGGTGGTGGATGAGGCCAGCATGGTGGATACCCTTTTGATGTATCATTTGCTCCAGGCCATGCCGGCAGGTGCCAGTCTCATTCTGGTGGGAGACACGTTTCAGCTGCCGTCCGTGGGACCGGGCAATGTGCTGTCCGATATCATGGATTCAGGCCGGGTCCGGGTGTTTGCGCTGACCAAAATTTTCCGCCAGGCCCAGAAAAGTCCCATCGTGCGCCATGCCCACGATATCCGGAACGGGCAAATGCCTGATTTCAAAGCCAGGGAAGAACAGGGGCTGTCAGAGTTTTATTTTATTGAAAACCAGCACAGCGACAAAGTGGTGGCCACCATTATAGAACTGTGCGCCAACCGGATTCCCAGGACCTTTCCTCATATTACCGATTTTCAGGTCTTAACCCCCATGCACCGGGGCGAGGCCGGCACCATCAATCTCAACCAGCAGCTCCAGGCTGTCCTCAATCCGGGCAAAGGCGGGATCGACAGCCATGGCATCACGTTCCGGTCCGGGGACAAGGTGATGCATTTGAAAAATAATTATGAAAAAGAGGTGTTCAACGGCGATATCGGCCAGGTCACTGAAGTGTCCAGGGCGGACGGGACCCTGGTGGTGGACTATGACGGCCGCAGTGTGACCTATGACCTGCTGGATCTGGACGAACTCACCCTGGCTTATGCCGTTTCCGTGCACAAGTCCCAGGGCTCGGAATACGGGGCCGTGATCATCGCTTTGACCATGGCCCATTTTCCCCTGCTCCAGCGCAACCTGCTCTACACGGCCCTGACCCGGGGCAAACACCTGGTGATCCTGGTGGGATCCTCCCGGGCCGTGCACACCGCGTTTGAAAACAACCGCACCCGCCTGCGCCGATCCGGACTCAAAGACCGGCTGACCGCATAA
- the trpA gene encoding tryptophan synthase subunit alpha — MLESYIRDKQKQKDLLLMTHIVMGYPSFDDSHAMVKHMVAAGVDLMELQIPFSEPMADGPVILKANQKALEQGATVAKCLAFAKDMAARYPIPFLFMTYANIPYRFGMAAFAKTTANIGLTGAIVPDLPMEEGAEYLQAMKKNQLSPIQMFSPGTSDARMAQIASIASGFIYCLARKGVTGAQTDLSDDLAQYLARCRKAASVPLAVGFGIKDRADMDFLAGRADIAVIGSETIRVMEKGGVAAVRDFIQGLSRSA, encoded by the coding sequence ATGCTTGAATCCTATATCCGTGACAAACAGAAACAAAAAGACCTGCTGCTCATGACCCACATTGTCATGGGATATCCCAGTTTTGACGACAGCCATGCCATGGTGAAACACATGGTGGCGGCCGGCGTGGATTTGATGGAGCTGCAGATTCCGTTTTCCGAACCCATGGCAGACGGACCCGTGATTCTCAAGGCCAACCAGAAAGCCCTGGAGCAAGGCGCCACCGTGGCAAAATGCCTGGCATTTGCCAAAGACATGGCAGCAAGATATCCCATTCCCTTTCTGTTCATGACCTATGCCAACATCCCTTACAGATTCGGCATGGCAGCGTTTGCAAAAACCACCGCAAACATCGGCCTGACCGGTGCCATTGTCCCGGATCTGCCCATGGAGGAAGGCGCGGAATACCTCCAGGCCATGAAAAAAAACCAGTTGTCTCCCATACAGATGTTTTCACCCGGTACCAGTGATGCCCGCATGGCACAGATCGCATCCATTGCTTCCGGGTTCATCTATTGTCTGGCCAGAAAAGGCGTGACCGGCGCACAGACTGATTTGTCCGATGATCTGGCCCAATACCTGGCCCGGTGCCGAAAGGCGGCTTCCGTTCCCCTGGCCGTGGGATTCGGTATCAAAGACCGGGCGGATATGGATTTTCTGGCAGGCAGGGCCGATATCGCGGTGATCGGCTCTGAAACCATCCGGGTGATGGAAAAAGGCGGTGTGGCGGCTGTCCGGGATTTTATTCAGGGACTGTCACGTTCGGCTTGA
- a CDS encoding phosphate-starvation-inducible PsiE family protein — MDDLDNPKEPLIQKLRVIIRFSVRCLAVLMTLVILWGVVDVAWEIYQKLRTPPVMLMSISDILATFGAFMAVLIAIEIFINITVYLRDDVIHVKIVMATALMAIARKVIILDFSVVTPDYILATAALVFAMGFGYWLVVKNADARSVLHSEAEKCFENPDHCKMEGVDKKL, encoded by the coding sequence ATGGATGACCTGGACAACCCCAAAGAACCGTTGATTCAGAAACTGCGGGTTATCATCCGGTTCAGTGTCCGCTGCCTGGCGGTTCTGATGACCCTGGTCATTCTCTGGGGCGTGGTGGATGTGGCCTGGGAGATCTACCAGAAACTGCGCACCCCGCCGGTCATGCTCATGAGCATCAGTGACATTCTGGCCACATTCGGCGCATTCATGGCAGTGCTGATCGCCATTGAGATCTTTATCAACATCACCGTGTACCTCAGAGATGATGTCATTCATGTCAAAATTGTCATGGCCACGGCACTGATGGCCATTGCCCGAAAAGTCATCATCCTGGATTTCTCCGTGGTTACGCCGGATTACATTCTGGCCACTGCGGCCCTGGTGTTTGCCATGGGTTTCGGATACTGGCTGGTGGTCAAAAACGCCGACGCCCGGTCGGTGTTGCACAGCGAAGCGGAAAAATGCTTTGAAAATCCGGATCATTGTAAAATGGAAGGGGTGGATAAAAAGCTGTGA
- a CDS encoding BCCT family transporter, whose translation MSEVSKKIDHSLMWPGVIVTGIIGLLLSLFPESGRAVVDTLFAILTHNFKWLFLMFGLFCVLFLVWLGLSRWGNIKLGAPDDTPEFSTYTWAAMIFCAGIGIAIVYWAFIEPVYYLNSGMLHVDPDTQKGLIGELAGMYGQFHWGITPWAIYALPTFPIAYAIHVKKIPALRLSAACRGIIGNRADGPLGKLIDIVVIFAMIGGIGTSLGLAVPLGTALISEITGLPPSFSLQIIVLIVWTALFTVTVWAGLKKGIARLADLNTYIAYFLLLYVFIIGPTTFILNNWCNSLGLMFSDFFKLSLWTDPITNGGFPEGWTVFYWAWWVAYAPMVGLFVARISKGRTIRQVVFGELVFGSLGCWIFFAIWGGYAINLQTSGALDVYTILKESGWSNNVTIVAILNAMPGGKYIFIPVFTILCSIFLATTLNSAAYTLSSQVTINLSGDEEPPRWNRTLWGIILGLLALGLLSTGALKAVQLSSIVVALPLIPVLLLMVFSLMKWLKEDYGEILKTNVQALPPEKIKPAV comes from the coding sequence ATGTCGGAAGTGTCCAAAAAAATCGATCACAGCCTGATGTGGCCCGGGGTTATCGTCACGGGTATTATCGGTCTGCTCCTGTCCTTGTTCCCGGAATCGGGACGGGCTGTGGTAGATACCCTGTTTGCCATACTCACCCACAATTTCAAATGGCTTTTCCTGATGTTCGGCCTGTTCTGCGTCCTTTTTCTGGTCTGGCTGGGCCTGTCCCGATGGGGGAACATCAAACTGGGAGCGCCTGATGACACGCCTGAATTTTCCACCTATACCTGGGCTGCCATGATTTTCTGCGCCGGCATCGGCATCGCCATTGTGTACTGGGCATTCATCGAACCGGTCTATTATTTGAATTCCGGCATGCTGCATGTGGACCCCGACACCCAGAAAGGGCTGATCGGTGAACTGGCCGGGATGTACGGGCAGTTTCACTGGGGCATCACACCCTGGGCCATCTATGCGTTGCCCACCTTTCCCATTGCCTATGCCATTCATGTGAAAAAAATTCCGGCCCTGCGGCTTTCCGCTGCCTGCCGCGGCATCATCGGTAACCGGGCTGACGGTCCTCTGGGAAAACTGATTGACATCGTGGTCATCTTTGCCATGATCGGCGGCATCGGCACCAGCCTGGGCCTTGCCGTTCCTTTAGGCACGGCACTGATCAGCGAAATCACTGGTCTGCCCCCCTCTTTTTCCCTCCAGATCATCGTCCTCATCGTCTGGACGGCCCTGTTCACGGTAACGGTCTGGGCCGGCCTGAAAAAGGGCATTGCCAGACTGGCCGACCTCAACACCTATATTGCCTATTTTCTGCTGCTTTATGTTTTCATCATCGGACCCACCACCTTTATCCTCAACAACTGGTGCAACTCTTTAGGGCTGATGTTCTCTGATTTCTTCAAACTCAGCCTGTGGACCGATCCCATTACCAACGGCGGCTTTCCTGAAGGCTGGACCGTGTTCTACTGGGCCTGGTGGGTGGCATATGCCCCCATGGTGGGTCTGTTTGTGGCCAGAATTTCCAAAGGACGGACCATCCGCCAGGTGGTCTTTGGCGAACTGGTGTTCGGGTCTCTGGGCTGCTGGATTTTCTTTGCCATCTGGGGCGGGTACGCCATCAATCTGCAGACCTCGGGCGCCCTGGATGTGTATACGATTCTCAAAGAATCCGGCTGGTCCAACAATGTCACCATCGTGGCCATTCTCAATGCCATGCCCGGCGGCAAATACATCTTTATCCCGGTGTTCACCATTCTATGCTCCATTTTTCTGGCCACCACCCTGAACTCGGCTGCCTACACCCTGTCATCCCAGGTGACCATAAATCTTTCCGGTGATGAGGAACCGCCCCGCTGGAACCGAACCCTCTGGGGTATCATTCTGGGACTCCTGGCCCTGGGACTGCTTTCTACCGGCGCACTCAAGGCGGTGCAGCTCTCCTCCATTGTGGTGGCCCTGCCGTTGATTCCGGTACTGCTGCTCATGGTCTTCTCGCTGATGAAATGGCTTAAAGAGGATTACGGAGAAATTTTGAAAACAAATGTCCAGGCACTGCCTCCTGAAAAGATCAAACCCGCTGTTTAG
- a CDS encoding sigma-54 interaction domain-containing protein encodes MKQFCLPGVDFSRLAFMDLLCDLDLGVLMTDDKGILIFYNEVQATIDKMDPADVLGKPITQVYKYNNDSSTCMRVLKHGKPIINYALSYRSHNADVGNTIHSVFPLFHKQKIFATICFVKDYNILERSIPAFLSPKNNQRFADGTHYTFASIIGSDPGFVDAVKTAKMAGNSPSPVMLYGETGTGKELFAQAIHNFYYGKKGHYVDINCAAIPENLIEGLLFGTAKGAYTGAVDRAGLFEQANGGTIFLDEINSMPLHLQGKLLRVLQEKKLRRVGSLKTIDLDVKIISSLNQSPRDLIRSGVFRMDLFYRLGVIYIKLPALRDRRPDIEELGRHFLQKYNTQLGKSLQNIAPEVIDFFWQYPWPGNVRELEHVIESAVNFAGRDETRLKLEHCYFANILEQDPPHSPSPDPTPADDSHQPESSALPANLDLCTALKTLEKKMIIQALEQSSGNVAGAARRLGISRQLLGSKISRLRLRHFLAEIKHKNM; translated from the coding sequence GTGAAACAGTTCTGCCTGCCCGGCGTGGATTTCAGCAGGCTGGCGTTTATGGATCTGCTCTGTGATCTGGACCTGGGCGTGCTCATGACCGACGACAAAGGCATCCTGATTTTTTACAATGAGGTCCAGGCCACCATCGACAAGATGGACCCGGCCGATGTCCTGGGCAAACCCATCACCCAGGTTTATAAATACAACAATGACTCTTCCACCTGCATGCGGGTACTCAAACACGGCAAGCCCATCATCAACTATGCGCTGTCCTACCGGTCGCATAATGCCGATGTGGGCAATACCATTCACAGCGTATTTCCTTTGTTTCACAAACAAAAGATCTTTGCCACCATCTGTTTTGTAAAAGATTACAATATTCTGGAACGGTCCATTCCGGCTTTTCTGTCTCCCAAGAACAATCAGCGCTTTGCGGACGGCACCCACTATACATTTGCCAGCATTATCGGATCCGACCCCGGGTTCGTGGATGCGGTAAAAACCGCCAAGATGGCCGGAAATTCGCCGTCTCCGGTCATGCTCTACGGTGAGACCGGCACGGGCAAGGAATTGTTTGCCCAGGCCATCCACAATTTTTATTATGGAAAAAAGGGCCATTATGTGGATATCAATTGTGCGGCCATCCCTGAAAATCTGATTGAAGGGCTGCTTTTCGGCACGGCAAAAGGGGCCTATACCGGTGCTGTGGACCGGGCCGGACTTTTTGAACAGGCCAACGGGGGCACCATTTTCCTGGATGAAATCAACTCCATGCCCCTGCATTTACAGGGCAAACTGCTGCGGGTGCTCCAGGAAAAAAAGCTGCGACGGGTGGGATCGCTCAAAACCATCGATCTGGACGTAAAAATCATCTCCTCCCTGAACCAGTCTCCCCGGGATCTGATCCGATCCGGGGTCTTTCGCATGGATCTTTTTTATCGCTTAGGCGTGATATACATCAAGCTGCCGGCCCTGCGGGACCGGCGCCCGGACATTGAAGAGCTTGGACGTCATTTTCTGCAAAAATACAATACCCAGCTGGGCAAATCCCTTCAAAACATCGCCCCGGAGGTGATTGATTTTTTCTGGCAGTATCCCTGGCCGGGCAATGTCCGGGAACTGGAACATGTGATTGAAAGTGCCGTCAATTTCGCCGGCAGAGATGAAACCCGTCTCAAACTGGAGCATTGTTATTTTGCCAATATTCTGGAACAGGACCCCCCCCATTCACCGTCACCGGATCCGACACCGGCGGATGATTCTCATCAACCTGAATCATCCGCTTTACCGGCAAATCTCGATCTGTGCACCGCGCTCAAAACTCTGGAAAAAAAAATGATCATCCAGGCCCTGGAACAATCCAGCGGCAATGTGGCCGGGGCAGCCAGGCGCCTGGGCATTTCCCGTCAGCTGCTGGGCAGCAAAATATCCAGGCTGCGGCTTCGCCACTTTCTGGCTGAGATTAAACACAAAAATATGTAA
- the trpB gene encoding tryptophan synthase subunit beta, with amino-acid sequence MKHRGYYGGFGGAFLPEILIPTFDELVSVFESAKTDPGFRNQYETLMAQYSGRPTPLTFAANLTRHFDGAKIYIKREDLNHTGAHKANNVMGQGLLVKKMGKTRVIAETGAGQHGVACATMAAKFGFDCTIYMGEKDVMRQRPNVFWMEQLGATVVPVTDGTKILKDAINQAFRDWVTNMDTTHYVLGTACGPHPFPEMVAWFQSIIGIEAKQQILDLEGRLPDRVYACVGGGSNALGLFAGFLDDPVELVGVEAGGKGIDTGFHAARLSSTDAGAGIAQGYKTYFLQDDDGQMKETHSISAGLDYVGVSPILAHMHETKTARFESATDAEVVDALKLTMRSEGIIPALESAHAFAGAFREAPTLSRDQIIIINQSGRGDKDIFTVADVLNDPEWKTFIQTKAAQYHA; translated from the coding sequence ATGAAACACCGCGGTTATTACGGCGGTTTCGGCGGCGCATTTCTGCCTGAAATCCTGATTCCCACGTTTGACGAACTGGTATCCGTGTTTGAATCGGCCAAAACCGATCCCGGATTCCGGAACCAGTATGAAACCCTGATGGCGCAATATTCCGGCCGGCCCACGCCCTTGACATTCGCCGCCAACCTCACCCGACATTTTGATGGTGCAAAAATTTATATTAAGCGCGAGGACCTGAACCACACCGGGGCCCACAAAGCCAACAATGTCATGGGCCAGGGGCTTTTGGTGAAAAAAATGGGCAAAACCCGGGTGATCGCGGAAACCGGGGCCGGTCAGCACGGAGTGGCCTGCGCCACCATGGCCGCCAAATTCGGGTTTGACTGCACCATTTACATGGGGGAAAAAGATGTGATGCGCCAGCGGCCCAATGTGTTCTGGATGGAGCAGCTGGGCGCCACCGTGGTGCCGGTGACCGACGGCACCAAAATCCTCAAGGATGCCATCAACCAGGCGTTCCGGGACTGGGTGACAAATATGGACACCACCCATTATGTGCTGGGAACCGCCTGCGGCCCCCACCCGTTTCCGGAGATGGTGGCCTGGTTTCAGTCCATTATCGGCATTGAAGCCAAACAGCAGATTCTGGACCTGGAAGGCCGGCTGCCGGACCGGGTGTATGCCTGTGTGGGCGGAGGGTCCAATGCTTTGGGCCTGTTTGCCGGTTTTCTGGATGACCCTGTGGAACTGGTGGGCGTGGAGGCCGGCGGCAAAGGCATTGACACGGGATTTCATGCGGCCCGCCTGTCTTCCACCGATGCCGGTGCCGGCATTGCCCAGGGATACAAAACCTATTTTCTCCAGGATGATGACGGGCAGATGAAAGAAACCCACTCCATTTCCGCCGGCCTGGATTATGTGGGGGTATCCCCCATTCTGGCCCACATGCATGAAACTAAAACCGCCCGGTTTGAAAGCGCCACAGACGCGGAAGTGGTGGATGCCCTGAAGCTGACCATGAGATCCGAAGGCATCATCCCGGCCCTGGAATCGGCCCATGCCTTTGCCGGGGCGTTCCGGGAAGCCCCGACCCTGTCCAGAGACCAGATTATCATCATCAACCAGTCCGGCAGGGGCGACAAGGATATCTTCACAGTGGCCGACGTCCTGAACGACCCTGAATGGAAAACCTTTATTCAGACAAAGGCGGCACAATACCATGCTTGA
- a CDS encoding epoxyqueuosine reductase — protein MIIEQQASAAILKQATALGASLVGIARVEDLRSAPSFTFAPKMPHAGEGIGTRKTDSGLKPGEAAWPENAKSVIVIAVNHPADEPKMDWWFGRKDPPGNRILAKICRDLCPWIEKTFGIQTVHLPYHVEKGGTYLKDAAVMAGLGCIGKNNILITPEFGPRVRLRALTVNADLIATGPRQFDPCKNCQEFCRKACPQNAFATQQYTEAEYGQKILPGRDGSYSRPFCNMQMEQDNDAAKEQRVDGFDDPVKIIKYCRRCELACPVGKPVKSSDTH, from the coding sequence ATGATTATCGAGCAACAAGCATCCGCTGCCATATTAAAGCAGGCAACGGCGTTGGGCGCCAGCCTGGTTGGGATCGCCCGGGTGGAAGATCTCAGATCCGCGCCTTCTTTCACTTTTGCGCCGAAAATGCCCCATGCCGGAGAAGGCATCGGGACCCGGAAAACCGATTCCGGCTTGAAACCCGGAGAAGCGGCATGGCCTGAAAATGCAAAATCAGTGATTGTCATTGCGGTGAACCATCCTGCAGACGAACCCAAGATGGACTGGTGGTTCGGCCGGAAAGATCCGCCGGGCAACCGCATCCTGGCAAAGATCTGCCGGGACCTGTGCCCCTGGATCGAAAAAACCTTCGGCATCCAGACCGTGCACCTGCCCTATCACGTGGAAAAGGGCGGCACCTATCTCAAAGATGCCGCGGTCATGGCAGGCCTTGGCTGTATCGGCAAAAACAATATTCTGATCACCCCTGAATTCGGTCCCCGGGTGCGGCTCCGGGCCCTGACCGTGAATGCAGACCTGATCGCTACCGGCCCCAGGCAGTTTGATCCCTGTAAAAACTGTCAGGAATTCTGTCGAAAGGCCTGTCCTCAAAATGCTTTTGCCACCCAGCAGTACACGGAAGCGGAATATGGACAAAAAATCCTTCCGGGACGGGACGGCAGCTACAGCCGCCCTTTTTGCAACATGCAGATGGAACAAGACAATGACGCGGCAAAAGAACAGCGGGTTGACGGGTTTGACGACCCTGTGAAAATCATCAAATACTGCCGCAGATGTGAGCTGGCCTGCCCGGTGGGAAAACCGGTCAAATCTTCGGACACCCATTGA